A region from the Fusibacter sp. A1 genome encodes:
- a CDS encoding type III pantothenate kinase — protein sequence MLLAFDVGNTNVVLGVFNEESGELKHQWRISTDKSKTSDEIGMIVHQLFGYHGLQLTEVKAVIISSVVPSIMYSLQHMAIKYCNVKALVIGPGVKTGMNIKYDNPRQVGADRIVNGVSAFKKYGGPVIIVDFGTATTFCAINEKCEYLGGAIMPGVKVSSEALTNRAAKLTRVELEKPNKIICKNTTQSIQAGLIYGNIGAVDYIVRRMKSEMHYDGDIPVIATGGLSSMVATDSETINTVDRHLTLDGLYTIYMMNK from the coding sequence ATGCTATTGGCATTCGATGTTGGAAATACTAATGTAGTACTCGGTGTGTTTAATGAGGAAAGCGGCGAACTGAAGCATCAGTGGCGTATCTCGACAGACAAATCAAAAACATCTGATGAAATCGGAATGATCGTACACCAGTTGTTCGGTTATCATGGTCTTCAACTTACTGAAGTTAAAGCGGTGATCATATCGTCTGTTGTACCCTCGATCATGTATTCATTGCAACACATGGCAATTAAATATTGTAATGTGAAAGCGCTTGTCATCGGACCGGGCGTGAAGACTGGAATGAACATCAAATACGACAACCCACGTCAAGTCGGAGCGGATAGGATCGTAAACGGTGTATCTGCGTTTAAAAAATATGGCGGACCTGTGATTATCGTCGATTTCGGAACCGCTACGACGTTTTGTGCGATCAATGAAAAATGTGAATATCTTGGTGGTGCGATCATGCCGGGTGTTAAGGTCTCAAGTGAAGCGCTTACGAATAGGGCTGCTAAACTTACACGTGTGGAACTTGAAAAGCCCAATAAGATCATATGTAAAAACACGACACAGAGCATACAAGCGGGGCTGATCTACGGAAACATTGGTGCTGTCGACTATATCGTGAGAAGAATGAAATCAGAGATGCATTATGATGGCGATATACCTGTAATAGCAACAGGAGGGCTCTCCTCCATGGTGGCGACGGATTCAGAAACGATCAATACGGTTGATCGACATCTGACCCTTGACGGACTATACACAATCTATATGATGAATAAGTAA
- the dusB gene encoding tRNA dihydrouridine synthase DusB has protein sequence MKIGSVTLDGNIWLAPMAGVTDLAFRKICKEFGCPVVVTEMISAKALSYRDKRTFKYMEVHPEERPLALQIFGSEPDTMAQVTEEVLNDHPFDILDINMGCPAPKIVKNGDGSALMKDPRLAAEIVSAVKAVSKKPVTVKFRKGWDDEHINAVEFAKMMEAAGADAITVHGRTREQYYSGKADWTIIKSVKEAVAIPVIGNGDIFTPEDAKSIVELTGCDGIMIGRGVQGRPWLFEQINDYLKTGTYKPDPCLEERILLIEKQLNWMTEYKPEHVAVMEMRKHSAWYLKGIKNSANIRAQINKASTKEELSTLLRSLL, from the coding sequence ATGAAAATTGGATCAGTAACCCTTGATGGGAACATATGGCTGGCGCCTATGGCTGGAGTGACGGATCTGGCATTTCGAAAAATCTGCAAAGAGTTCGGGTGTCCTGTAGTCGTAACAGAGATGATAAGCGCAAAAGCCTTAAGTTATAGAGACAAGAGGACATTCAAATACATGGAGGTCCATCCAGAGGAAAGGCCCCTTGCGCTACAGATTTTCGGTTCAGAACCTGACACGATGGCTCAAGTCACAGAAGAGGTCTTAAATGACCATCCCTTTGATATTTTGGATATCAACATGGGCTGTCCCGCACCAAAAATCGTGAAAAACGGTGATGGTTCCGCTTTGATGAAAGACCCTAGACTCGCAGCTGAGATTGTTAGTGCGGTCAAAGCGGTTTCTAAAAAACCGGTAACGGTAAAGTTTAGAAAAGGGTGGGATGATGAGCATATCAATGCGGTTGAGTTTGCCAAGATGATGGAAGCTGCCGGTGCGGATGCCATCACTGTACACGGTAGAACCCGTGAGCAATACTATTCTGGTAAAGCGGACTGGACAATCATAAAAAGCGTGAAAGAAGCGGTAGCCATCCCCGTCATCGGAAATGGCGATATCTTCACACCGGAAGACGCCAAATCGATTGTTGAACTGACAGGCTGCGATGGCATCATGATAGGCAGGGGAGTGCAGGGGAGACCTTGGTTGTTCGAGCAGATAAACGATTACTTAAAGACAGGAACCTATAAGCCTGATCCGTGCCTTGAAGAACGAATCCTGTTGATTGAAAAACAATTGAACTGGATGACTGAATATAAGCCAGAACATGTCGCTGTGATGGAAATGAGAAAACATTCGGCCTGGTACTTGAAAGGAATCAAGAACTCTGCCAACATAAGAGCTCAAATCAACAAGGCATCTACTAAGGAAGAGTTGTCGACACTGCTCAGATCGCTACTTTAA
- the lysS gene encoding lysine--tRNA ligase: MNLNQRRCKVSEELNLNELLQVRRDKLKQLQEAGRDPFKIEKYERDAFSAAIKEDFEKYEDKEVSIAGRIMSKRIQGKAGFIDLLDRDGRIQCYVRLDRIGEEEFEWFKKVDIGDIMGIKGVVFKTKVGEISVKANEVQLLSKSLQILPEKFHGLKDHDLRYRQRYVDLIVNPGVKETFIKRNLITKAVREFLDNKGYIEVDTPTLNTIVGGASARPFVTHHNSLDIDMYMRIANELYLKRLIVGGFDGVYEMGKMFRNEGMSVKHNPEYTAMEVYVAYEDYEFMMELTENLVAYCCEKANGTLKINYQGTELDLTPPWRRASMHDLVQEKTGVDFYALTDEEARAEAKRLNLDVADHLTVGHFVNEAFEAFCEADLVQPTFVLHHPVEVSPLAKRNPDDPRITNRFEAFINTWEIANAFSELNDAIDQRGRFEHQVAQREAGDDEAQMMDEDFINALEVGLPPTGGLGVGIDRMIMLLTDSPSIRDVILFPTMKPEQN, translated from the coding sequence ATAAATTTAAACCAGCGGAGGTGCAAAGTGAGCGAAGAATTAAATCTTAATGAATTGTTGCAGGTGAGACGCGACAAATTGAAGCAGTTACAAGAAGCGGGGAGAGATCCTTTTAAAATCGAGAAATACGAGCGAGATGCTTTCAGTGCAGCGATCAAAGAGGATTTTGAAAAGTACGAAGATAAAGAAGTAAGTATCGCTGGCAGAATCATGTCAAAGAGAATTCAAGGAAAAGCCGGTTTTATCGATTTGCTTGACAGGGATGGAAGAATTCAATGTTATGTCAGATTGGACAGAATCGGAGAAGAAGAGTTCGAATGGTTCAAAAAAGTAGATATCGGTGACATCATGGGAATTAAAGGTGTTGTCTTTAAAACAAAAGTCGGTGAAATTTCAGTAAAAGCCAATGAAGTCCAGCTTCTATCAAAGTCACTTCAAATTCTTCCTGAAAAATTCCACGGATTAAAAGACCACGATTTACGTTATAGACAGCGTTATGTCGACTTAATTGTAAATCCAGGTGTAAAAGAGACATTCATCAAGCGTAACCTGATCACAAAAGCGGTTCGTGAATTCCTAGATAACAAAGGTTATATCGAAGTGGATACTCCTACACTCAACACAATCGTCGGTGGAGCTTCTGCAAGACCATTTGTCACTCATCACAATTCTCTCGATATTGACATGTATATGCGTATTGCAAATGAACTATACCTAAAAAGATTAATCGTCGGTGGTTTTGATGGCGTTTATGAAATGGGTAAGATGTTCCGTAACGAAGGTATGTCTGTAAAACACAATCCGGAATACACTGCGATGGAAGTCTATGTCGCGTATGAAGATTATGAGTTCATGATGGAACTGACTGAAAATCTAGTGGCGTACTGCTGTGAAAAAGCGAACGGTACTTTAAAAATCAATTATCAAGGTACTGAGCTAGACTTAACACCGCCTTGGAGACGTGCATCGATGCACGATTTGGTACAAGAAAAAACAGGTGTTGACTTCTACGCTTTGACAGATGAAGAAGCGCGTGCTGAAGCAAAGCGTCTTAACCTTGATGTAGCAGATCACTTGACAGTGGGTCATTTTGTCAACGAAGCGTTTGAGGCTTTCTGTGAAGCCGATCTGGTTCAGCCTACGTTTGTTCTACATCACCCAGTAGAAGTGTCGCCACTAGCAAAACGTAACCCTGATGATCCAAGAATCACAAATAGATTTGAAGCGTTCATCAACACTTGGGAAATCGCAAATGCATTCTCTGAGTTGAATGATGCGATCGATCAACGTGGTAGATTCGAACATCAAGTGGCTCAAAGAGAAGCTGGCGACGACGAAGCTCAAATGATGGACGAAGACTTTATCAACGCGCTTGAAGTCGGCTTGCCTCCAACAGGCGGTTTAGGTGTAGGTATTGATAGAATGATTATGCTACTGACAGACTCACCATCTATCAGAGACGTAATTCTATTCCCGACAATGAAGCCTGAGCAAAATTAA
- a CDS encoding biotin--[acetyl-CoA-carboxylase] ligase, whose protein sequence is MKSKILGYLLEHRDSYTTGQELSAICEVSRQSIHKHINSLKEEGYDISSVHRKGYKLTVGSTISQAALEVLIEEHDFIKKALFFESIPSTNSYLKANSDQMDTAIVVANEQTAGRGRLGRTWVSTPGVGLWQSILLRPSIRPAGASMLTQVAAVAMLEAIEEVLALKVKIKWPNDLLIGEKKVCGILTEMSAELSAVQYVVIGIGLNVNQETFADEISAIATSLRIETGIEVSRFDLLRAFLNRFEAHYAQFLKDLSLKSVVKLINERSVLVSREINVILGEFTRTALAKEINEFGELIITENDGTETTLYYGEVSVRIK, encoded by the coding sequence ATGAAGTCAAAAATACTTGGTTATTTATTGGAACATAGAGATTCGTATACGACCGGTCAAGAGCTATCTGCAATTTGCGAGGTATCCAGACAGTCTATTCACAAACATATCAACAGCTTAAAAGAAGAAGGATATGACATAAGTTCAGTTCATCGAAAGGGTTATAAGCTCACTGTCGGTAGTACGATAAGCCAAGCGGCTCTTGAAGTGCTCATCGAAGAACATGATTTTATAAAGAAGGCGCTGTTTTTTGAAAGCATCCCTTCAACAAACAGCTACTTGAAAGCAAATTCAGATCAAATGGACACAGCGATTGTTGTGGCAAATGAACAGACTGCAGGTAGGGGGAGACTAGGTAGAACTTGGGTATCGACTCCTGGAGTAGGATTGTGGCAATCAATTCTGTTAAGACCAAGTATCAGGCCCGCAGGCGCGTCCATGCTCACACAGGTCGCAGCTGTTGCGATGCTCGAGGCGATAGAGGAAGTTCTAGCTCTAAAAGTAAAGATAAAATGGCCCAATGACCTGCTCATCGGCGAAAAAAAAGTATGCGGCATACTGACAGAAATGTCGGCAGAACTGAGCGCTGTGCAGTATGTGGTAATTGGTATAGGGCTAAATGTCAATCAAGAGACTTTTGCAGACGAGATCAGCGCGATCGCCACATCGCTTAGAATAGAAACTGGCATTGAAGTGAGTCGATTTGATTTACTACGCGCGTTTCTTAATCGGTTCGAAGCTCATTATGCACAGTTTCTTAAGGACCTGTCGTTGAAGTCCGTTGTGAAGTTGATCAACGAACGCTCCGTTCTTGTATCAAGAGAGATAAACGTCATCTTGGGAGAGTTTACAAGAACAGCACTGGCAAAAGAAATAAACGAGTTTGGTGAACTGATAATAACTGAAAATGACGGAACAGAGACAACCCTTTACTATGGTGAAGTCAGTGTTCGTATAAAATAG
- the greA gene encoding transcription elongation factor GreA, translating into MGNKSVVLTHEGFNKVEQELELLKTVRRKEVAEKIKHARAFGDISENSEYDEAKNEQAELEARILKLENIIRNAHVIDESEIDMEHVSVGTVVKVFDFEFDEEVEYTIVGATEADPFNFKVSNESPIGEALIGKGIGETVEIVVPDGVTKLKILEIHR; encoded by the coding sequence ATGGGGAATAAATCTGTGGTGTTAACGCATGAAGGGTTCAACAAAGTAGAACAGGAACTCGAACTTTTAAAAACGGTAAGACGTAAGGAAGTAGCGGAAAAGATTAAACACGCTAGAGCTTTTGGCGATATCAGTGAGAACTCAGAATACGATGAGGCGAAGAATGAACAAGCAGAGCTTGAAGCACGTATCTTGAAGCTTGAAAATATCATAAGAAACGCGCATGTTATTGATGAGAGCGAAATCGATATGGAACACGTATCTGTAGGTACTGTAGTTAAAGTATTTGATTTCGAATTCGATGAAGAAGTAGAATATACAATAGTAGGCGCAACAGAAGCTGATCCGTTTAACTTTAAAGTTTCAAACGAATCACCTATTGGCGAAGCGCTTATTGGAAAAGGTATCGGCGAAACAGTAGAAATCGTGGTACCGGATGGTGTGACTAAACTTAAAATTTTAGAAATCCATAGATAA